The window GCGCTGCCCGCATCCAGCTCTTTATTCACCACAACGCCAGCTTGCTTGGGCGGACATTGCTCCCGTCCACTTTGACCTCGGCCTTTGTGCTCGTCTCGAACTGGACGTGAATCTGCATCTTCTCTCCGGGCCATAGCGTCACGTAGTTGTCGGACCACAACACCGGGTTGATCTCCTCGTCCgtttcgtcgacgacggtcaagCGGACGAAAAACGCAGGCAAGCGGCCGTCGGTATTCTCGACCTCGAGTTGGTAAAGaccctcctcgagctggccgGCAAAGTCGACTCccctcctcaccctcaccctgACAGGCTTGATGTCGCAGAGGGCCGACAAGTCGGCAAAGTACGTGACCGGGGTGTGGTACCAGGTCGAGTTTGCCCAGTCGAGCCTGTCGGTGGTGTTGGCGACCCAGTAGACGTTGCGGCTGAGCGTCTCGTCgctcgcgtcgtcgactAGGAGGATGCGCAGGAAGACGACCGTCTTGATTTTCTCGAGCCCAGAGACCTCGCCAATCTCGGCGCCCGCGTTGGGCTTGGTCGTGACCCGCATCGTCTGTCGGTGCAgcacggtgccgtcgaggtcgagcatctcgaggccgacggtccTCGGGCCCTGTCTGTCGAGAGAGTGGTTGACGAGCCAGAGCGTCCGCCTCACGTAGTCGTAGGCGACGTGCTCGATCCGCGACCCGACCTTGGCGCCAAAGTAGGCCCCCGCCGGATGCATGTAACGGTCAAAGAGGTTCCAGTGCAGGCTCGGCCAGGCGTTATTGAGCATCTAGTAGATGGACCCCGTCGCCGGTCGCGGCGCGCTCCACATGGCCGAGTACGCCTCTTGCTGTGCCCGCGTGGCTTCGTAATCCATCATCTGCGCCTTCATGACGTAGTCCTTGACCGACCTTGGCGCGCCGTACCGGGCCGCGAGGGCCTCGCCGTAGATGGCGTGGTTGGAAAAGGCCGAGGTGTTGGTCGACAGGTGGAAGAGCTCCTTTCGGGGCCGCAGCCAGATGTCGTCCCTGTCGCTCCGGGAGAGGAACCTCTCGAGACTCTTGAGCTCcggcacgccggcgccggcgcccagTTCGGAGCCGAAACCAAAGGCGGCACCGCGCCGGTCCTCGCTCGGCTCCGTGTCGTACCAGTAGTTGGGCGGAACCCAGTCGTACGGTCCGTCCATCTTCATGCCCGACGGTCCGAGGAGATCGGGGTGACCCCTTTTGGAGGCCGAAGAGATAATGGGCGTCTGCCAGTGGGCACccacgaggccgtcgacgtacATTTCggtcgcgccgtcgtcgggccagtagtcgctgccgacgaggaacgCGAGCACGCTCGGGTGCGGTTGGAGCATGGCGGCCTCGTGCCTCATGCTCGCGTTCGCCGTCCTGTAGTCGCTCTCGGTCCACAGCGGGACGGGGCTGACCCGCAGCGCATCGTTGTACGGCCAGGACTCCCACTTGGAGCAGCAGACCCATCCGGCGATGATCATGATgcccatctcgtcggccacgtcgtaGAGCTCCGGATGCTCGAGCGTACCCTCCAGCCGGATCGTGTTGAGGCCCATGTCGATGGTGTAGTTTGCAATCGCCTCGAAGCGCTCTCTGCTCCAGCGCAGGAAGTGGTCGGGGCTGTacccggcgccgaggacctGAAAGGCGTGCCCGTTGACGGTgaagacgacgtcgccgtgccTGTTCAGGTGCGATCGGACCGTCCGGATGCCGAAACGCTGCCTCGCGCGGTCGGAGAGCGACGAGTTGACGGTAAAGGTCAGCGTCGTGCTGTACAGAGGCTGCTCGCCCCATCTCTTGGGCCACCAGATCTTTGGCGAGGCGATGACGTGGACCATCTCGACCATCTTGGTCTCCCCCGGGCCGAGCGTCACGTCTCGCCGCTCgaccatgtcgtcgtcgtcgaagccggaCGGGCAGGAGACAACCGACTCGGCCACCAAGCTCAGCTCACCATGGTCTAGGTTGTGAGCGTCCGCTCGCACGGTGACGAatgccgccctcgtcacctTGCTCTCGGCGGACGCGTCCAGGTGGATGGATACGCTCAGGGGGCCCATGGACACGGACCCCGTCTGCTTGATGACGACGTCTCGCCAGATGCCCGATCCATTGTCCGGCGCGCGCGGGTTCCAGTCGACGAAACCCTGAACGAGGTCATGATCCAAGTTGGCAGGGTAGAccttggcgacgagggcatTCTTCTCCGCCACGAGACTGGTGACGTCGTACGTGTGCCCGCCAAAGGAGCCGGCCTGGAATTCCTTGTCGGCGAGCGCCTTGCCGTTGAGATGGAGATCAGCGCTCGCGGTGATGCCGTGCGTCTCGAGGAGGAAGTGCTGGCCATCGGCGGGCGCGAGGGAGAACTCGTGACGGTAGAGCCAGGGGACCAGAAACTGACCCCAGTCGAACCTTTGCAGTCGTGTCGAGTACCAGAGTGCCGAATCTCGATACTTTCCCGCGTGCAGGAGGCAGCCCATGAAGGTGCATCTGGACGTCTCGACGTGGTGCCACGATGCCGTCTCATACCCAAccgcggagacgacggcaagaTGTTCCTCGACGGAGGCTGAGGACTTGAAGTCCCAGCAGGGGATGGTTCCCCTCTGACCGGCACCCGACGTAAGCAGAGGGTCCGACgcgacgggcgaggccggaagaagcagaagcaaTACTGCAGCGAAAGCGAACCAGAGTCTGGCCATCGATGCTGCCGTCGAAAAATGCCACGACATGAGCAATTGTCAATGGTGGGCAAGGCCACGATGGAAGCGCCGCACGACGGAGGAGCAAACCATGTTCCCTTGATCGCGGGCGACCGGTGGACGGCGCTCCCGTGCCACGTGCGCATTTGGGCTTCGAAATCGTGTGCCCTCGACGTCTTCTGCGTCACTGGATTGCGCGCAGCCCGTGTGCTCCCGGAACCAGCTCACATCGcaggcgaggacggcggtgCGACTCGGTTCCCGCGAGCGACCTGGCCGCCGACTGCAGCCGCAAACTCAAACGGCCCCATGATTCGACGGCGGACCAGTGGCAGCTTCGTTTTCCATTTTCGTTGCATAATCATGCCTCCTCCTCTCGTCTTGTCTCGTCGTGCCGCGTGCGTGGTGAAACGTAACATTGCATGCATCGCACGCGTTGGCGGGAGTGGTAACTTTCCCGGGCGGCCATCTCGGTCGGCCAGCATGCCATTCACCCTGTGCCGATACGACACCGCAGGCACGGAAACGGGCCGGATGGTCACCTCGATGAAACGGTCTACGGTCCGCTTGCCGGCGATTGCTCAAGGTTCGTGGCGTTCGCCTTGTCGCCGTGTGCAGCAAACACCGACGTTTGGGTTGGTCGTGCGTCGGTCGAGATGGGCGGCTCCGCGAGTCCCTCGTCACCGAAATGCCACGACCAAGGCTCTCACAATCGCTTCCCATTCGCCGCGGTTATTTCATGTCTATTTTGGTCTTCTATCTCTCGCCGGTGCAAGGTGGATGGCCCCAACCGGAGAgggccggaggaggagacggttGGAGAAGCGAGGGGTCGCTACGGGATGCTGCTTTTGCCGGGCTTCTTCAACGCCCTGCCACCAAAGCCCCATCCTATCTGATGGGCGACGTGGATGTCGGTatgcagctcgtcggcccagGCCCACACGAGTCCGGGGTTCTTCTGAAAcatgcggccggcggcgacgaggtccaACGGCgtgtcgtgctcgtcgtcgccaccggcgATGATCttctcggccagctcgcccGTCTTGATGCTGCCGACGGTGCTGACGAGCATGGCCTCGCCAACGGCAGCCTTGATCTGCTTCGCAAACGGCGCCTGGTAGGCCggaccgccgacgaccttTTGCTGCGCGTGGTTCCCGCCCGAGgagacgtcgaggacgtcgacgccgcggaCGGCCAGCAGGCGGGCGAGCTTGAtgctctcctcggccgtccagCTGTCGCCGTTCCAGGCCGGGTTCGTGTCGAGCCAGTCCGTCGCGCTGATGCGCACGAAGAGGGGCATGTCGTCGGGGATGGCGGCGCgcgtcgcctcgacgagctcgagggccaACCGTACACGATTCTCGAAGCTGCCGCCGTACTGATCCGTCCGCCTGTTGACGGCGGGCGACAGGAAGCTCGAGACGAGGTAGCCATGGGCGAAGtggagctcgacgacgtcgaagccggcgcggacggcgcgggagacggcggcgaggaagtcGACCTTGAAGCGCGCAATCTCGGCGAGGGTCATGGCGCGGGGCGTGGGGTAGTGGTCGGCAAAGGGCTCCTCGGCGGGACCGACAACATCATGAGGCCAGCCACCCACCTCCTCGGTCGCCGTGGCGCCGGCGCTGAGCCAGGGAGCGACGGTCGAGGCCTTGCGGCCGGCGTGGGCGAGCTGGATGCCGATGAGGGCCCCCTGGCTGTGGGCAAAGTCGACGTGCTTCTTGAGCGTGTCGACATGGGCGTCGAGCCAGATGCCCGAGTCCTCGGGAGTGATGCGACCGTTGGCTTGGACGGCCGTGGCCTCGATCATCATCAGGCCAGGCTACGCGTGCCACGTCGAGGTCAGCACAGTCCAGGGCACGTTGTATCCTCTTCTCCTCACGTCTCCTCTCCGCTTGCGCCGGGCTCCCCGCATTCCCGCCAATCCGGTCCCGGTCGGCAACACGAGACGGGACGATCGGGAATTGCTCCCGGAACGGTGGCAACGCAGATGGGGACAAAGACGAAGGAGGGGGAGAGACGAAGCAGTGGGAGAGACGAAGCAGTGGGAGAGACAAAGGAGGGGGATGGGGGGGAGACAACGTACCCCTCGTTGCGCCATGCCGCCGTAGTGAGCAATGTGCCACGGGGTATGGAAGCCCTCGTGAGCGCTGTACTGGCACATGGGACTGACCCAGATGCGGTTGGGCATCTCGACGCCTCGTATCTTGAGCGGCGTGAAGAGCTTCGGCACCGGCTTTCCCGACGGCTGGGGGAGCACCGccgtgccggcgacggggtcCTGCTCGGGCGTGAAGAAGGGGACGCCTTCGGCTGCCTTGTTCCATATCGGCTCGACGCATTTCGCATCCTTTTCCAGCGCCGGCGTTTCCGCTCTCGACACGGGGATGCCATGGTGGGGGTGAACGATGCGCTGGTTCAAGTATGCGGCCATGGTGCGGGGGCCGACTTTTTCGTCGGCGCTGGTGCTTTTCTGATGGTCGTGTCTGGTCGTGTCTGGTCGTGTCTGGTCCTGTCTGGTCCTGTCTGGTCCCGTCTCAAGGCTTGATGGATTTTTCCCGTCAAACGAGGGACGGGGTGGCAACCCTTTTTGTACGCTTCGCGGGGACATGTCAGTGTCGTGgccgactcgtcctcggcggtcAACGCGAGTGGCTCACCTTGCCGCTACCCCTCGACCGGCCTGATTTCTCAGCAGATGCTTTCAAATGACGCAGTGTGCCGATGCTTTCTAAtgcggcgccgatgccgtgcTGCACGCACTAGGGCGGCGAGCCACCCGACCCGTTGTCGCCAGCAGGTATCAAGATGCCGAGCAAAAACCCTATTCTTGCATGTGGGACGTt of the Drechmeria coniospora strain ARSEF 6962 chromosome 01, whole genome shotgun sequence genome contains:
- a CDS encoding exo-beta-D-glucosaminidase gives rise to the protein MARLWFAFAAVLLLLLPASPVASDPLLTSGAGQRGTIPCWDFKSSASVEEHLAVVSAVGYETASWHHVETSRCTFMGCLLHAGKYRDSALWYSTRLQRFDWGQFLVPWLYRHEFSLAPADGQHFLLETHGITASADLHLNGKALADKEFQAGSFGGHTYDVTSLVAEKNALVAKVYPANLDHDLVQGFVDWNPRAPDNGSGIWRDVVIKQTGSVSMGPLSVSIHLDASAESKVTRAAFVTVRADAHNLDHGELSLVAESVVSCPSGFDDDDMVERRDVTLGPGETKMVEMVHVIASPKIWWPKRWGEQPLYSTTLTFTVNSSLSDRARQRFGIRTVRSHLNRHGDVVFTVNGHAFQVLGAGYSPDHFLRWSRERFEAIANYTIDMGLNTIRLEGTLEHPELYDVADEMGIMIIAGWVCCSKWESWPYNDALRVSPVPLWTESDYRTANASMRHEAAMLQPHPSVLAFLVGSDYWPDDGATEMYVDGLVGAHWQTPIISSASKRGHPDLLGPSGMKMDGPYDWVPPNYWYDTEPSEDRRGAAFGFGSELGAGAGVPELKSLERFLSRSDRDDIWLRPRKELFHLSTNTSAFSNHAIYGEALAARYGAPRSVKDYVMKAQMMDYEATRAQQEAYSAILHWNLFDRYMHPAGAYFGAKVGSRIEHVAYDYVRRTLWLVNHSLDRQGPRTVGLEMLDLDGTVLHRQTMRVTTKPNAGAEIGEVSGLEKIKTVVFLRILLVDDASDETLSRNVYWVANTTDRLDWANSTWYHTPVTYFADLSALCDIKPVRVRVRRGVDFAGQLEEGLYQLEVENTDGRLPAFFVRLTVVDETDEEINPVLWSDNYVTLWPGEKMQIHVQFETSTKAEVKVDGSNVRPSKLALW